Below is a window of Rhizobium jaguaris DNA.
GTCCAACAGCACGACGTCGGGCGACGTCACCAGGCAGCGTGCCAGTGCTACGCGCTGACGCTGTCCGCCAGAAAGATCCGCAGGCCGCCATTCGGCATAGTCTTCCAGCCGTACGGTCGACAGCGCCTCACGCACCTTCTGGCGATAGCGCTCGCCGGAAATGCCGCGCACTTTGAGGGGGTAACCCACATTGTCTGCAACGTTCATATGCGGCCAGAGCGCGTAGGATTGGAATACCATCGCCATGTTGCGCCGCTCCGGCGGTAACATCTTGGCGGCATCTGCCAGCAGGCGTTCACCGAGATGGATCGAACCATCCGTCGGCTGCTCGAATCCGGCGATCATTCTCAGCACTGTGGTCTTGCCGCAACCGGACGGCCCGAGCAGTGCCAGGAAACCGCCTTCGCGAACCTCCAGCGACAGCGCCTTGACAGCCGGGCGACCGCCCGTGCCGAAATCCTTGCTGACGTGATTGAGGATCAGCTTCGCCACGGCACCACTCCTTTCGGCAGGCGCTTGGCCAGGATTTCCAAGAGCAGCATCATGGTGACGACCATGGCGATGACGATGACCGACATGGCGGAGGCAAGATCAGCGCTGCCGCCATCGTCGAGGTTGTAGATGACCACGCCGAGCGTCTGCGTGCCCGCCGACCAGAGCAAGGCGGAAACGGTCAGCTCGTTGCAGGCGATGAGGAAGACCAGAATTACCGACGCGCCCGCCGCCGGTGCGATCAGCGGTACGATGATATCGGCCAGGCGGCGGAAGAAGCCGGCGCCCGAGAGGCGCGCAGCCTCCTCCAATGCTGGATCGAGCTGCAGAAAGGCGCTCATTACCGGCTTGAGGCTGACGGCGAAATAGGCCGAGAAATAGGCGAGCAGAATGATCCAGATAGTGCCGTAGAGCGTGATGTTGAGGACGGGCAACGGTGCTGCGAAAACCAGGATGAAACAGACGGCGACGATGATCCCCGGCAGCGAATAGGGAATCTCGATCAATCCGCCGACGATCCGGCTCAGCATATCCTTGCGTCGCGTCAGACAGTAGGCGGCCAGGACAGTCACTGCCAGGAGACCAAGTGCCGTCATCCCGGCGAGGAACAAGGAATTGGAAAAGGCGACGCGCGTCACTGCCTGCCGAAAGAGGATTTCAGTAAAGGCATGCAAGGATGCCGTCTTGAAGGTCAGCGGCACACCATAGGCCGGCACCAGCGCGCCGGCGACCAGCGCGAAGAACGGCGCGACCAGCATGATGAACAGGATCGCCCAAAGCAGCGGCATGACGGCAAGACGCCAGCGGCCGAGCGCGAATGCGGCGGAAGCGCCGGAGAGGCCGATGACGCGATAATCCCGCCCCTTCAGGGCCTTGCCCTGTACCGCCAGGCCCGCAACCGAAATCACCGCGATCATCGCCGACAGCACGGCGATGTCACCGAAGGTGCGCGGGCCAAAGCTCGAGAATTTCGTGAAGATCAGCGTCGACAAGGTGAAGATCGAAGCTGGGATGCCGAGAATGGCGGGGATGCCGAAATTGCCGATCGACGAGACGAAGGCAATGGCGGCACCAGCAATGACACCGGGCAGTGACAGCGGCAGGATAATGTCGCGAAACACACGAAATCCCGAAGCGCCGGACAGCCTGGCCGCCTCGACGCCATCGCGCGGCAATGCCATCAGGCCAGCCCGGAGCGCCAGGTAGACCAGCGGCGCGTGCTGCACACCATAGAGCAGCGCTATACCGCCGACGGAATAAAGCGGCTGCGGCGAGCCGAGCGGCGGGGCGATGTGCAGCGCCTTCAACAGAGGGCTGGATGGACCCGACATCTGTACCCAGGCGAGCGCAGTTACCTGCGGCGGGATCATCATCGGCAGGACGAAGAGAAAGCCAAGCGGCCCGCTGCCCGGAATATCGGTCAAGGTTAGGAGGAAAGCGAAAAGGCAGCCGAGCAGCACGGAAATGACCGTACCTAACACGGCTGTCTCGACCGTGTACCAGGCTGCGCGCCAGAGGGCGGGATCGGAGATCAGTTCGTAGGCACCGCCACGCAGCAGCGCCTCGATCCCAGCCTGCGCCAGCCGCGCCAGTGGCAGCACGCTCAGCAGCATCACGATGGTAACGACAAAAGGAAACAGCCAGGCTGGCTGGCTGTTTCCCCTACGCACATATCCGTACATCGACCGTCCAGATTGGATCACTTCGATCCGTAGTAGGAAGAGAAGGTCTTCAGATCCTGGTCGGTATTCTTCAGAGCTTCGGCCGCATTCAACGGCAAAACCTTGATGCTGTCACGCGCCGGGAAACCTGCGGGCAACTGCATGCCGTTGCGGGCCGGAATATAGCCGAGCTTCAGGAAACCCTGCTGGCCTTTTTCGGACAGAGCATAGTCGACGAACTTCTTGGCGGCGTCGACATGCTTGGCACTGGCGAGGATACCGACCGGCTCGGTCACGGCCGAAACACCTTCGGTCGGGAAAACGAATTCCAGCGGCGCGCCCTTGGCCTTTTCGCGAATCGGCATGTAGTCGACGATCATGCCGTAAGCCTTCTCGCCGGAAGCGACGGCCTTCAGCACCGCGCCATTGCCACCGGAAGCGATTGCACCGTTGGCGGCAAGGTTCTTGTAGAAGTCCCAGCCGAGGCTGCCGACGCCGGCAAGCGTCTGTGCGTGAATGAGAGCAGCACCCGAAGCAAGCGGGCTCGGCATGGCAACGAGACCC
It encodes the following:
- a CDS encoding ABC transporter substrate-binding protein; this translates as MKTFVSALAGLLAVALFSGSAVAADLVLYTSQPNEDAQATVDGFMAANPGIKVDWVRDGTPQIIAKLQAEMQAGAPVADVLLIADTVTLERLKEAGKLMAYKSPEAANYDPALYDADGYYYSTKLITTGIVYNTAASMKPTSWQDLTKPEAKGLVAMPSPLASGAALIHAQTLAGVGSLGWDFYKNLAANGAIASGGNGAVLKAVASGEKAYGMIVDYMPIREKAKGAPLEFVFPTEGVSAVTEPVGILASAKHVDAAKKFVDYALSEKGQQGFLKLGYIPARNGMQLPAGFPARDSIKVLPLNAAEALKNTDQDLKTFSSYYGSK
- a CDS encoding ABC transporter permease produces the protein MYGYVRRGNSQPAWLFPFVVTIVMLLSVLPLARLAQAGIEALLRGGAYELISDPALWRAAWYTVETAVLGTVISVLLGCLFAFLLTLTDIPGSGPLGFLFVLPMMIPPQVTALAWVQMSGPSSPLLKALHIAPPLGSPQPLYSVGGIALLYGVQHAPLVYLALRAGLMALPRDGVEAARLSGASGFRVFRDIILPLSLPGVIAGAAIAFVSSIGNFGIPAILGIPASIFTLSTLIFTKFSSFGPRTFGDIAVLSAMIAVISVAGLAVQGKALKGRDYRVIGLSGASAAFALGRWRLAVMPLLWAILFIMLVAPFFALVAGALVPAYGVPLTFKTASLHAFTEILFRQAVTRVAFSNSLFLAGMTALGLLAVTVLAAYCLTRRKDMLSRIVGGLIEIPYSLPGIIVAVCFILVFAAPLPVLNITLYGTIWIILLAYFSAYFAVSLKPVMSAFLQLDPALEEAARLSGAGFFRRLADIIVPLIAPAAGASVILVFLIACNELTVSALLWSAGTQTLGVVIYNLDDGGSADLASAMSVIVIAMVVTMMLLLEILAKRLPKGVVPWRS